From Pseudonocardia autotrophica, one genomic window encodes:
- a CDS encoding DUF418 domain-containing protein — protein sequence MPTAPTLRERALAPDLARGLMLALIALAHSQLLTGRVLAPLPGTASVVDTAAQAALTLLVDSRAYPMFAALFGYGLVQILRTREDRLGPDGARRVLRRRGWWLVAFGVAHTVLLFTGDILASYGLLALLLAGMLRATGRRLLILATIAATMGALTYGTVLALPDPTGGAELPTDPLASALLRLTVLPVLTPLNALMAAGPFLIGIWAARRRLLEDPAAHHLLLRRTAVTGIALGLLGALPQAARTTGFWAPDTVAAVAAGTLHTLTGYAGGLGYAAAIGLLAAHLAGRRRTAVTGALVACGRRSMSCYLAQSVAWLLLFEPYLFDLGGTVGPAGAAAIGLGVWGITVGVAALAARADRPGPAEALLRRLVEPAAR from the coding sequence GTGCCTACCGCCCCGACCCTCCGCGAGCGAGCGCTCGCGCCCGACCTGGCCCGCGGGCTGATGCTCGCGCTGATCGCGCTCGCCCACTCCCAACTGCTCACCGGACGCGTGCTCGCACCGCTCCCGGGTACGGCGTCGGTGGTGGACACGGCCGCCCAGGCCGCGCTCACCCTGCTCGTCGACAGCCGCGCCTATCCGATGTTCGCCGCCCTGTTCGGCTACGGCCTCGTCCAGATCCTGCGAACCAGGGAGGACCGGCTCGGCCCGGATGGGGCCCGCCGGGTGCTGCGCCGGCGCGGCTGGTGGCTCGTGGCGTTCGGGGTCGCACACACCGTCCTGCTGTTCACCGGTGACATCCTCGCCTCCTACGGCCTGCTCGCCCTGCTGCTGGCCGGGATGCTGCGCGCCACCGGACGGCGCCTGCTGATCCTCGCCACGATCGCCGCGACCATGGGCGCGCTGACCTACGGCACCGTTCTGGCGCTACCCGACCCGACCGGCGGCGCCGAGCTCCCGACCGATCCACTGGCGTCGGCGCTGCTGCGACTGACCGTGCTCCCGGTGCTGACCCCGCTGAACGCACTGATGGCCGCCGGCCCGTTCTTGATCGGGATCTGGGCCGCGCGCCGCAGGCTGCTGGAGGATCCGGCGGCCCACCACCTGCTGCTCCGGCGGACCGCCGTGACCGGGATCGCGCTCGGACTGCTCGGCGCGCTGCCCCAGGCCGCCCGGACGACCGGGTTCTGGGCGCCCGACACCGTCGCCGCGGTCGCGGCAGGCACTCTGCACACCCTCACCGGCTACGCCGGTGGGCTCGGCTACGCGGCAGCGATCGGGCTGCTCGCCGCGCACCTGGCCGGCCGCCGGCGCACCGCTGTGACGGGTGCGCTCGTCGCCTGCGGCAGGCGCTCCATGAGCTGCTACCTCGCACAGTCGGTGGCCTGGCTGTTGCTGTTCGAGCCCTATCTGTTCGATCTCGGCGGCACGGTCGGCCCGGCCGGTGCGGCGGCGATCGGACTGGGGGTGTGGGGGATCACCGTCGGCGTCGCCGCACTCGCCGCCCGGGCGGACCGTCCAGGCCCCGCGGAGGCGCTGCTGCGCAGGCTGGTGGAGCCGGCCGCCCGCTGA
- a CDS encoding TetR/AcrR family transcriptional regulator, giving the protein MAARTRRRGDELIAALYESVLAEFDEVGLGRLTMEGVARRAGTAKTTLYRRWPTPEALLVEAIGAAYPVEEPSPAADDLRGDLIRALELLLEWARHPSARAVQAILADRRRAPELAAGLQEVFDASGRRFTATVLHHYARLGQLDPALLTPVVEDIGEALVFKHGLDTGEEPDRGRLAEIVDQAILPAVGLGR; this is encoded by the coding sequence GTGGCGGCACGCACGCGTCGCCGTGGCGACGAGCTGATCGCGGCGCTGTACGAGTCGGTTCTCGCCGAGTTCGACGAGGTCGGACTCGGCCGGCTGACGATGGAGGGAGTGGCTCGGCGGGCCGGGACGGCCAAGACCACCCTCTACCGCCGCTGGCCGACCCCCGAGGCGCTGCTGGTGGAGGCCATCGGTGCCGCCTATCCCGTGGAGGAGCCGTCGCCGGCCGCCGACGACCTGCGCGGCGACCTGATCCGTGCGCTGGAGCTCCTGCTGGAGTGGGCGCGCCATCCCAGCGCCCGTGCCGTGCAGGCGATCCTCGCCGACCGGCGGCGGGCTCCCGAGCTCGCGGCCGGGCTGCAGGAGGTCTTCGACGCCTCCGGCCGCCGGTTCACCGCGACCGTGCTGCACCACTACGCGCGGCTCGGGCAGCTCGATCCAGCCCTGCTGACCCCGGTCGTCGAGGACATCGGCGAGGCGCTGGTGTTCAAGCACGGGCTCGACACGGGGGAGGAGCCCGATCGGGGCCGCCTCGCGGAGATCGTCGACCAGGCGATCCTGCCCGCCGTCGGGCTCGGCCGATGA
- a CDS encoding cupin domain-containing protein, which translates to MPRLIETASRVTAAGTPPKTIDEYTLVLRGELRVEHSGGELTVPAGSAVHTAPGEWVRYSSPGPEGAEYVAVCLPAFEIGAARRDPDRQT; encoded by the coding sequence GTGCCACGACTGATCGAGACCGCGAGCCGGGTCACCGCCGCCGGGACTCCGCCGAAGACCATCGACGAGTACACCCTCGTCCTGCGCGGGGAGCTGCGGGTCGAGCACTCCGGCGGTGAGCTGACCGTCCCCGCGGGCAGCGCCGTGCACACCGCGCCGGGGGAGTGGGTGCGCTACAGCTCGCCGGGCCCCGAGGGCGCCGAGTACGTGGCGGTCTGCCTGCCCGCCTTCGAGATCGGTGCGGCGCGGCGGGACCCGGACCGACAGACCTGA
- a CDS encoding META domain-containing protein produces the protein MTSRILLGVALVAVLALLGCANTPASAAGPGDGGPRPATAADLIGGHWYPADGTAQGRAFAEFAADGSWTGSDGCNGQSGTWALEDDGAFTGAAGMSTMIGCENVPVAFWIDDAVLAEIDDGDLVLHDAAGDPVRLVRELA, from the coding sequence ATGACGAGCCGGATACTGCTGGGGGTCGCGCTGGTCGCGGTGCTGGCCCTGCTCGGCTGCGCGAACACGCCCGCGAGTGCCGCGGGCCCCGGTGACGGTGGGCCGCGCCCGGCCACGGCCGCCGACCTGATCGGCGGGCACTGGTACCCGGCCGACGGCACCGCGCAGGGACGCGCGTTCGCCGAGTTCGCCGCGGACGGGAGCTGGACCGGATCCGACGGCTGCAACGGCCAGAGCGGCACCTGGGCGCTCGAGGACGACGGCGCCTTCACCGGCGCCGCCGGAATGAGCACCATGATCGGCTGTGAGAACGTCCCGGTCGCGTTCTGGATCGACGACGCCGTCCTGGCCGAGATCGACGACGGCGACCTGGTCCTGCACGACGCGGCGGGGGACCCGGTCCGCCTGGTCCGCGAGTTGGCATGA
- a CDS encoding alpha/beta hydrolase: MARLRCDVVADSLGLATSVTVLLPQPSRTRIGAGVRDLDAPPPVLYLLHGLSDDDTAWTRYTAIERYADELGLAVVMPQVHRSFYLDQAYGGRYRTWVCTELPELVARFFRVSGDPAQTFVAGLSMGGYGALGWALREPGRFAAAASLSGALDIRALAQGPPREEDPRIWERILGDEPVAGTDADLFALLERADPAAVPPLFVCAGTGDPLHEQSMRFTASARAAGLDVTGHDGPGGHDWAYWDARIRDVLDWLPLAR; the protein is encoded by the coding sequence ATGGCGCGGCTGCGCTGCGACGTCGTCGCCGACTCGCTCGGCCTCGCCACCTCGGTGACCGTGCTGCTGCCGCAGCCGTCCCGGACCCGGATCGGGGCCGGTGTTCGGGACCTGGACGCGCCGCCGCCGGTGCTCTACCTGCTGCACGGGCTGTCCGACGACGACACCGCCTGGACCCGCTACACGGCGATCGAGCGGTACGCCGACGAACTGGGGCTGGCCGTCGTCATGCCGCAGGTGCACCGCAGCTTCTATCTCGACCAGGCCTACGGCGGCCGGTACCGGACCTGGGTGTGCACCGAGCTGCCCGAGCTGGTCGCCCGGTTCTTCCGGGTGTCCGGCGACCCGGCGCAGACGTTCGTCGCCGGATTGTCGATGGGCGGCTACGGCGCCCTCGGCTGGGCGCTGCGCGAGCCGGGGCGGTTCGCGGCGGCGGCGTCGCTGTCCGGGGCGCTCGACATCCGTGCCCTCGCCCAGGGACCGCCCCGCGAGGAGGACCCGCGGATCTGGGAGCGGATCCTCGGCGACGAACCGGTCGCCGGCACCGACGCCGACCTGTTCGCGCTGCTGGAGCGGGCCGACCCGGCCGCGGTGCCGCCGCTGTTCGTCTGCGCCGGCACCGGCGACCCGCTGCACGAGCAGTCGATGCGGTTCACCGCGAGCGCCCGCGCCGCCGGGCTCGACGTCACCGGCCACGACGGCCCCGGCGGCCACGACTGGGCCTACTGGGACGCCCGGATCCGGGACGTCCTGGACTGGCTCCCGCTCGCCCGCTGA
- a CDS encoding alpha/beta hydrolase codes for MDLLPGVRARDVPTDRIRIHLLEAGPADGAPLVLVHGNLSTGRFYEHVMPALAEDGFRVLAPDMRSFGRSEAAPLDATRGLDDWADDSAALLRALGITAPPHLVGWSTGGGAIARFAVAHPAASLTLLDPVGPYGYGGVRDDGTPVHPDGAGSGAGGANPEFVQRLRERDTSADSPFSIRNVLRRTYWSPSFRLSPEREDLLVDEILLTTIGDGGYPGSAVGSAHWPGFAPGDSGLLNALSPKYLRWDGIVGLDPKPPVLWTHGTDDLIVADGSMLETGTLGQAGLLPGWPGAEEFPPQQMVTQIRTVLERYAGAGGDVRTEWFDGSGHGPLFDAEPRWTRVLREFLAAVR; via the coding sequence GTGGACCTGCTGCCCGGCGTGCGTGCGCGCGACGTACCGACCGACCGGATCCGGATCCATCTGCTGGAGGCCGGCCCGGCCGACGGCGCCCCGCTGGTACTGGTGCACGGCAACCTGTCGACCGGCCGGTTCTACGAGCACGTGATGCCGGCGCTCGCCGAGGACGGGTTCCGGGTGCTCGCGCCGGACATGCGCTCGTTCGGCCGCAGTGAGGCCGCCCCGCTGGACGCCACCCGCGGGCTCGACGACTGGGCCGACGACAGCGCCGCCCTGCTGCGGGCCCTCGGCATCACGGCTCCCCCGCACCTGGTGGGCTGGTCCACCGGCGGCGGCGCGATCGCCCGGTTCGCAGTGGCCCACCCGGCGGCGTCGCTCACGCTGCTCGATCCGGTCGGGCCGTACGGCTACGGCGGCGTCCGCGACGACGGCACCCCGGTGCATCCCGACGGCGCCGGCTCCGGTGCGGGCGGCGCGAACCCGGAGTTCGTGCAGCGGCTGCGCGAGCGGGACACCTCGGCGGACAGCCCGTTCTCGATCCGGAACGTGCTGCGCCGGACGTACTGGTCGCCCTCGTTCCGGCTGTCCCCGGAACGCGAGGACCTGCTGGTCGACGAGATCCTGCTGACCACCATCGGCGACGGCGGCTACCCCGGTTCGGCGGTCGGCTCGGCGCACTGGCCGGGCTTCGCCCCCGGCGATTCCGGCCTGCTCAACGCACTGTCGCCGAAGTACCTGCGGTGGGACGGCATCGTCGGTCTCGACCCGAAGCCACCGGTGCTGTGGACGCACGGCACCGACGACCTGATCGTCGCCGACGGCTCGATGCTGGAGACCGGGACGCTCGGGCAGGCCGGGCTGCTCCCCGGCTGGCCGGGCGCCGAGGAGTTCCCGCCGCAGCAGATGGTCACCCAGATCCGGACGGTGCTGGAGCGCTACGCCGGCGCGGGCGGCGACGTCCGGACCGAATGGTTCGACGGGTCCGGGCACGGGCCGCTGTTCGACGCCGAGCCCCGCTGGACCCGGGTGCTCCGCGAGTTCCTGGCCGCGGTCCGCTGA
- a CDS encoding alpha/beta hydrolase — translation MRRTIVIPVVGAVLAAAVLTGAAAPGEAQESPSIAWGPCASPPLQQAGAECGFLPVPLDHADPGGEQIEIAVSRVRHTVPDAQYQGVMLVNPGGPGGPGLGLSRLGGAVPSNAGAAYDWIGFDPRGVGTSRPALSCDPGYGGYDRPAHRPEHGAEAAWLPRTKAYAQACAERGGPLLEHLRTEDTVRDMDLIRAALGADRINFYGFSYGTMLGQVYATTFPERVRRMVLDGVVDPRAWWYQANQNQNVAFQRNIEVFFDWVAKNDATYGLGDSGDEVEALYYEIGDRLRAEPAGGLIGQAEWTDIFLAAGYNVGAYTRVADAFVAGTRDDAAALKQAYDQAGSPTDDNNYAVYLATQCTDAPFPPDWATWQADNTATDAVAPFETWGNAWYNAPCLDWPVPPGPAPQVRGTLAEGPLLISETYDGATPYEGALQARRTFPGSSLVEGLGGHTHSASLSGVSCVDDAVATYLATGALPERTAGDGSDVQCPAVPPPDPGS, via the coding sequence GTGCGCAGGACGATCGTCATCCCCGTCGTCGGCGCGGTGCTCGCCGCCGCGGTCCTCACCGGCGCGGCGGCCCCGGGCGAGGCGCAGGAGTCACCGTCGATCGCGTGGGGGCCGTGCGCGTCGCCGCCGCTGCAGCAGGCCGGGGCCGAGTGCGGGTTCCTGCCGGTCCCGCTCGACCACGCCGATCCCGGTGGCGAGCAGATCGAGATCGCCGTCTCCCGGGTCCGGCACACCGTCCCGGACGCGCAGTACCAGGGCGTCATGCTGGTCAACCCGGGCGGCCCCGGTGGCCCCGGTCTCGGGCTGAGCCGGCTCGGCGGCGCGGTCCCGAGCAACGCGGGGGCCGCCTACGACTGGATCGGCTTCGACCCGCGCGGCGTCGGCACCAGCAGGCCGGCGCTGAGCTGCGACCCCGGCTACGGCGGCTACGACCGGCCCGCCCACCGCCCGGAGCACGGCGCCGAGGCCGCCTGGCTGCCCCGCACGAAGGCCTACGCGCAGGCATGCGCGGAGCGCGGTGGCCCGCTGCTGGAACACCTGCGCACCGAGGACACCGTGCGCGACATGGACCTGATCCGTGCCGCGCTGGGCGCCGACCGGATCAACTTCTACGGGTTCTCCTACGGCACGATGCTCGGCCAGGTCTACGCCACGACGTTCCCGGAGCGGGTCCGCCGGATGGTGCTCGACGGCGTCGTCGATCCACGGGCCTGGTGGTACCAGGCGAACCAGAACCAGAACGTCGCGTTCCAACGCAACATCGAGGTGTTCTTCGACTGGGTCGCGAAGAACGACGCGACCTACGGCCTCGGAGACTCCGGGGACGAGGTGGAAGCGCTCTACTACGAGATCGGCGACCGGCTGCGGGCCGAACCGGCGGGCGGGCTGATCGGCCAGGCCGAGTGGACCGACATCTTCCTCGCCGCCGGGTACAACGTCGGGGCCTACACCCGGGTCGCCGACGCCTTCGTGGCCGGCACCCGCGACGACGCCGCCGCCCTCAAGCAGGCCTACGACCAGGCCGGATCGCCGACCGACGACAACAACTACGCCGTCTACCTCGCCACCCAGTGCACCGACGCGCCGTTCCCGCCGGACTGGGCGACCTGGCAGGCCGACAACACCGCCACCGACGCCGTCGCGCCGTTCGAGACCTGGGGCAACGCCTGGTACAACGCGCCGTGCCTGGACTGGCCGGTGCCGCCGGGCCCGGCGCCGCAGGTGCGCGGAACCCTCGCCGAGGGGCCGCTGCTGATCTCCGAGACCTACGACGGCGCCACCCCCTACGAGGGCGCGCTGCAGGCCCGCCGGACCTTCCCCGGATCGTCGCTGGTCGAGGGGCTCGGCGGGCACACGCACTCGGCGTCGCTGTCCGGGGTGTCCTGTGTCGACGATGCGGTGGCGACCTACCTGGCGACCGGGGCACTGCCGGAGCGGACCGCGGGCGACGGCTCGGACGTGCAGTGCCCGGCGGTCCCGCCACCGGACCCGGGTAGCTGA